In Anaerolineales bacterium, a genomic segment contains:
- a CDS encoding PAS domain-containing protein, with protein MIYTFTPVSALLFLTSLFSALIGTVVWRRGETPGARPFALALFAGALWSFFVPFENVAPTLGEKLTFSKIEYIGILSITPLWFLFCLEYTGHGAILTQRVRALLWVIPALTLTFAFSNDLHGLIWREVTLETTAAGLPDAVYRHGGWFWVSAFYNYLMLLLGSVTLIRSVVRFSSLYRQQIVAIFVGTALPWLANILYLTGASPLPNVDPTPFALTLTGAIFAWSIFRRHLFDLAPVAHESLFQSLSDGVVVTDNDGRVIEANRRALTIFNHPQPPIGSAFKSAFPSVDIEQIPASGRAEVPLPNGIYEVILKRFYTLQEVAQGQIITFRDISERKYLERMRDDLMHMIVHDLRNPLAAIGGALELLEEETDPETKEAVDIANTGLRRMTNMVNTILDMQRLEQGVMPLEKQIVHLKQIVNDLVSWEVSVARRKNIRLVESIPDALPPLNLDPRLISRVLQNLIDNALKFTPTGGQVTISAAPDPAKSAVAISVRDTGRGIAPDVQARIFDKFNTGAAQEGRGSGLGLAFCRLVAEAHNGVIAVESTLGEGSTFTLRLPA; from the coding sequence ATGATCTATACCTTCACGCCAGTTAGCGCCCTTCTGTTTTTGACCTCTCTATTCAGTGCCTTGATTGGTACTGTTGTCTGGCGGCGAGGCGAAACGCCCGGCGCACGCCCCTTTGCTTTGGCGCTTTTTGCCGGGGCATTGTGGTCGTTTTTCGTCCCTTTCGAGAACGTTGCTCCAACCTTAGGCGAAAAGCTCACTTTTTCTAAGATTGAATACATTGGGATTCTGAGCATCACCCCCCTGTGGTTCTTGTTCTGCCTTGAATATACCGGACACGGGGCGATCCTCACGCAGCGGGTGCGGGCGCTTTTGTGGGTGATCCCCGCCCTGACCCTGACCTTCGCCTTCAGCAACGATCTGCATGGCTTAATCTGGCGGGAGGTAACCCTAGAAACTACTGCCGCCGGGCTGCCTGATGCTGTCTATCGACATGGCGGATGGTTTTGGGTCTCCGCTTTCTATAACTACCTCATGCTTTTGTTGGGATCGGTCACCCTAATCAGATCGGTGGTGCGTTTTTCATCGCTCTATCGTCAGCAAATTGTCGCTATTTTTGTGGGGACGGCGCTGCCATGGTTAGCAAATATCCTTTACCTTACCGGCGCAAGTCCGCTTCCCAATGTCGATCCGACCCCCTTTGCCCTCACCCTCACCGGGGCAATCTTTGCCTGGTCGATCTTCCGGCGGCACTTGTTCGACCTTGCCCCCGTTGCCCACGAATCGTTGTTTCAAAGCCTCTCCGATGGCGTCGTCGTCACCGATAACGACGGGCGGGTGATCGAGGCAAACCGCCGCGCCCTGACGATCTTCAACCACCCCCAACCGCCCATTGGAAGTGCCTTCAAAAGCGCTTTTCCCAGTGTTGATATAGAGCAAATACCCGCCTCTGGGCGAGCAGAAGTCCCTTTACCTAATGGTATCTATGAGGTCATCTTAAAACGCTTCTATACCCTTCAAGAGGTTGCTCAGGGGCAAATCATCACCTTCCGCGATATTTCTGAGCGAAAGTACCTAGAGCGGATGCGCGACGATCTGATGCACATGATCGTCCATGACCTGCGCAACCCCTTAGCGGCAATTGGCGGGGCGCTTGAACTACTGGAGGAAGAAACCGACCCAGAGACGAAAGAGGCGGTGGATATTGCCAACACAGGGCTGCGCCGCATGACGAATATGGTGAATACCATTCTCGATATGCAGCGCCTTGAGCAAGGGGTTATGCCGCTGGAAAAACAGATTGTTCACCTAAAGCAGATCGTCAACGACTTGGTGTCATGGGAAGTATCCGTCGCTCGGCGGAAAAACATCCGCCTTGTCGAGAGTATTCCCGATGCCCTTCCCCCGCTCAACCTTGATCCCCGCCTGATCAGCCGCGTCCTTCAAAACCTGATCGACAATGCGCTAAAGTTCACCCCAACGGGCGGTCAGGTGACCATCTCTGCTGCCCCTGATCCCGCCAAATCCGCCGTCGCTATTTCTGTGCGCGACACAGGGCGCGGCATTGCCCCTGATGTGCAAGCACGCATCTTTGATAAATTCAATACAGGGGCGGCACAAGAGGGACGCGGGAGCGGCTTGGGCTTAGCTTTTTGCCGCCTTGTCGCAGAGGCGCACAACGGTGTGATTGCCGTCGAAAGTACACTTGGCGAAGGGTCTACCTTTACGCTGCGACTGCCCGCCTAA
- a CDS encoding WXG100 family type VII secretion target, whose product MANKIQADYDSLGKIAQVFQQEADQTQQMNAQIQRIIDSLEGGGWVGEGAEAFFREFHDLVMPKLKKLMEVLRDASSATKKIADAFKGAEDEAGGVVSNQSGGGGGAGAGGNAGRQGGSGSDFAGGGPGAGGGGSFGDMANSVLRSLGMGGSGGGAPSFNDIANAILKGTGGANANFNSIADSIVNSLKGGNFDSFNGMADNIINSLRGSAGGSFNDIANGIIGSLRESTGAGAGPFNQLADQIIGQLNGGGSSGGGSSGGGGPSGGGSSGGGGPSGGGSSGGGGGPSGGGSSGGGGSSGSGFSGLTGKGGEGQTGAAAEVLNRLDQMGKIRDAIRDGVAKLTGMNPAQLGAGLGGLLAGNLGSMLGGAIGQMVGTVGAAFDTVGGISGAAGEIADNAGKLGL is encoded by the coding sequence ATGGCGAATAAGATTCAGGCAGATTACGACAGTCTGGGGAAAATTGCCCAAGTGTTTCAACAAGAGGCAGATCAGACCCAGCAAATGAACGCCCAAATTCAACGCATCATCGACAGTTTAGAAGGTGGTGGTTGGGTGGGTGAGGGCGCGGAAGCCTTTTTCCGTGAATTTCATGATTTGGTTATGCCAAAGCTGAAAAAACTGATGGAAGTCCTTCGGGATGCATCCTCGGCGACGAAGAAAATTGCCGACGCCTTTAAAGGGGCGGAAGATGAAGCCGGAGGGGTGGTCAGCAACCAAAGTGGCGGTGGCGGCGGCGCTGGCGCTGGCGGTAACGCCGGACGGCAGGGTGGCTCTGGAAGCGACTTTGCTGGCGGCGGACCCGGCGCTGGTGGCGGCGGTTCGTTCGGGGATATGGCAAACAGCGTCCTCCGCAGTTTGGGGATGGGCGGGAGCGGCGGTGGCGCACCGAGTTTCAACGATATTGCCAACGCAATTCTCAAGGGGACGGGCGGTGCCAACGCCAACTTCAACTCGATTGCCGATAGCATTGTGAACAGCCTCAAGGGTGGCAATTTCGACAGCTTCAATGGTATGGCGGATAACATCATCAATTCGCTGCGCGGCTCAGCCGGTGGGAGCTTCAACGACATTGCCAACGGGATCATCGGCTCCCTGCGTGAGTCCACCGGAGCAGGGGCGGGACCCTTCAACCAACTGGCAGACCAAATCATTGGGCAGTTGAACGGTGGTGGCTCTAGTGGTGGCGGTTCATCCGGTGGTGGTGGTCCCAGTGGCGGCGGCTCATCCGGTGGTGGTGGTCCCAGCGGTGGCGGCTCGTCAGGTGGCGGTGGTGGACCCAGTGGGGGTGGCTCGTCCGGCGGCGGCGGTTCGTCCGGTAGCGGTTTCAGCGGCTTGACCGGCAAAGGCGGCGAAGGTCAGACTGGCGCCGCCGCCGAAGTCTTGAATCGCCTTGATCAGATGGGCAAAATCCGCGATGCGATCCGCGATGGCGTTGCCAAACTGACGGGAATGAACCCGGCACAACTTGGCGCTGGCTTGGGCGGTCTGCTGGCGGGCAACCTCGGCAGTATGCTCGGCGGTGCGATTGGGCAGATGGTTGGCACAGTGGGCGCCGCTTTTGATACCGTTGGGGGTATCTCCGGCGCTGCTGGTGAAATTGCCGATAATGCCGGGAAGTTGGGCTTGTAA
- the lysS gene encoding lysine--tRNA ligase, translating to MLFEPNKLEQERLDKLERLRKAGIDPFPGTVTRTHTIQAAVKAFTAAEHAATPESLAAPIQVAVCGRLRSIRTGGKVCFAHIEDGTGRVQLFIRIDYVGEDTYQMFLHDVDLFDFLNVEGVMMRTRAGEISVEVRRLSIIVKTISPLPVVKTSEVDGQSVSHGGFTNVEERYRQRYADLAVNPEVREVFKVRSKVIRTIRNFLDDQGFLEVETPVLQPIYGGAAARPFKTHHNQLKQDLFLRISFELYLKRLLVGMYDAVYEIGRDFRNEGISFKHNTEFTMLEWYQAYVDYTHTMTLVEQLLASAAQAVTGTTEITYADHLIQFAPPWRRWAMRDAIREMAGIDYVDYPDAESLSAAMRAKGMTFKEGLPWGKLVEHLLSEFVEPTLIQPTFICDYPRDISPFAKGVPGDPLHVQRFEFYIAGMEFGNCFTELNDPLDQEQRFLDMAKTFTSGDDDETLLDEDYLRAMRYGMPPNSGVGIGIDRLVMLLTNRRTIREVLLYPHLRDKEE from the coding sequence ATGCTTTTTGAACCAAACAAGCTGGAACAAGAACGGCTTGATAAGCTGGAACGGCTGCGGAAGGCTGGCATTGATCCCTTCCCCGGCACAGTCACGCGCACCCACACGATTCAAGCAGCGGTAAAGGCGTTTACCGCTGCCGAACATGCCGCCACACCCGAATCGCTGGCTGCGCCCATTCAAGTGGCGGTATGCGGGCGCTTGAGGTCGATCCGCACGGGGGGCAAGGTTTGCTTTGCCCATATTGAAGATGGCACTGGGCGCGTTCAGCTTTTTATTCGGATTGATTACGTTGGTGAGGACACCTACCAGATGTTCCTCCACGATGTCGATCTGTTTGACTTTTTGAATGTGGAAGGCGTCATGATGCGCACCCGTGCCGGAGAGATCAGCGTTGAGGTGCGCCGTCTGAGCATCATTGTCAAAACGATCAGCCCTTTGCCGGTGGTCAAAACAAGTGAGGTTGATGGGCAAAGCGTCTCGCACGGCGGGTTCACCAATGTCGAAGAACGCTATCGGCAGCGCTACGCCGATCTCGCCGTGAATCCAGAGGTGCGCGAGGTTTTTAAGGTGCGCTCAAAGGTGATCCGCACCATCCGTAATTTTTTGGATGATCAGGGCTTTCTTGAAGTAGAAACGCCCGTCCTTCAGCCCATTTACGGCGGCGCAGCGGCACGCCCCTTCAAGACCCATCACAACCAGTTGAAGCAAGACCTTTTCTTACGCATCAGCTTTGAGCTTTACCTCAAGCGTCTTTTGGTGGGGATGTACGATGCGGTCTACGAAATCGGGCGTGATTTTCGCAATGAGGGAATCAGTTTCAAGCACAACACAGAATTCACCATGCTTGAATGGTATCAAGCATATGTCGATTACACCCATACGATGACCCTTGTCGAGCAGCTTCTTGCCTCGGCTGCCCAAGCTGTGACGGGGACAACCGAAATTACCTATGCGGATCATCTGATTCAATTTGCCCCCCCTTGGCGGCGGTGGGCAATGCGCGACGCGATCCGCGAGATGGCGGGGATCGATTATGTCGATTACCCCGACGCGGAGTCCCTCTCGGCAGCAATGCGGGCAAAGGGCATGACGTTTAAAGAAGGGCTGCCCTGGGGAAAACTGGTGGAGCATCTGCTTAGTGAATTTGTTGAGCCAACCTTGATCCAACCAACGTTCATCTGCGATTACCCCCGCGATATTTCGCCGTTTGCAAAGGGCGTTCCGGGTGACCCGCTCCATGTTCAGCGTTTTGAGTTTTACATCGCAGGCATGGAGTTTGGCAACTGCTTTACCGAGTTGAACGATCCGCTTGATCAGGAGCAGCGTTTCCTTGATATGGCAAAGACCTTCACCAGCGGGGACGATGACGAAACCCTTCTTGATGAAGATTACCTTCGCGCCATGCGGTATGGGATGCCCCCCAACAGCGGGGTTGGGATTGGGATTGATCGGCTCGTCATGCTGCTGACCAATCGGCGAACGATCCGTGAAGTGCTGCTTTATCCCCACCTGCGGGATAAAGAGGAGTAA
- a CDS encoding TlyA family RNA methyltransferase, whose amino-acid sequence MSSEKQRIDILLVERGAALTRELARRYIMAGEVSVNGQVIDKPGTRVPADAHITLRAAPRFVSRGGEKLAAALDTFKIAVEGAICADVGASTGGFTDCLLQRGAAKIYALDVGYGQLDYRLRTDERIVVMERTNARYVEALPERPTFVCVDASFISLRLLLPVIRGWLPARAGIVTLIKPQFEAGRQDVGKNGVVKDAAIHRRVVAEILSAAQGEGFAVRGLIPSPLIGPAGNKEFLAWLVWGEGESLDMAAAIAEAIPENTG is encoded by the coding sequence ATGTCCAGCGAAAAGCAGCGGATTGATATCCTTCTGGTGGAGCGCGGGGCGGCGCTCACCCGCGAACTTGCCCGCCGTTACATTATGGCGGGTGAGGTCAGCGTGAATGGGCAGGTGATTGACAAACCCGGCACACGAGTCCCTGCCGATGCGCATATTACCCTTCGGGCTGCGCCACGCTTTGTTAGCCGCGGAGGAGAGAAATTGGCGGCGGCGCTGGACACTTTCAAGATTGCTGTCGAGGGGGCTATCTGCGCCGATGTCGGGGCGAGTACAGGGGGATTCACCGATTGCTTGCTTCAGCGTGGGGCAGCAAAAATCTATGCCCTTGATGTCGGCTATGGGCAGTTGGATTACCGCCTCCGCACGGATGAGCGCATCGTCGTCATGGAGCGCACGAACGCTCGTTATGTAGAGGCGCTTCCCGAACGCCCAACCTTCGTTTGCGTCGATGCCTCGTTCATCTCCCTCCGCTTGCTTCTCCCGGTGATTCGCGGTTGGCTGCCAGCACGGGCGGGGATTGTCACCCTGATCAAACCACAATTTGAGGCGGGGCGTCAGGATGTGGGCAAGAATGGGGTGGTGAAAGATGCGGCGATCCACCGGCGGGTGGTCGCTGAGATTCTGAGTGCGGCGCAAGGGGAAGGGTTTGCCGTGCGCGGGCTGATTCCTAGCCCGCTGATCGGTCCCGCCGGAAATAAAGAATTCCTCGCGTGGTTGGTATGGGGCGAAGGGGAGTCGCTTGATATGGCGGCGGCGATTGCCGAGGCAATCCCTGAAAACACAGGGTGA
- the greA gene encoding transcription elongation factor GreA: protein MSDPINYLTKEGYAELEARLEYLRTVRRAEVAERLHLALDEGGELVENAEYEDAKTEQAFLEGEIMRLETILSRAELIEKDTSPKKGKKPEVRLGDKVVVSEKGSKETETFHLVGAAEADPRKGRISNESPMGRALLGKKVGEKITVKAPAGDIVYTIKGIE, encoded by the coding sequence ATGTCCGACCCAATCAATTATCTGACCAAAGAAGGTTATGCCGAACTTGAGGCGCGTCTTGAATACCTGCGCACGGTGCGCCGCGCAGAGGTTGCCGAGCGTCTCCATCTTGCCCTTGACGAAGGCGGTGAACTGGTCGAAAACGCCGAATACGAGGACGCCAAAACAGAGCAAGCTTTCCTCGAAGGGGAGATCATGCGGCTAGAGACAATTCTTAGCCGCGCTGAATTGATTGAGAAAGACACCTCCCCCAAAAAGGGGAAAAAGCCCGAAGTCCGCCTGGGGGATAAAGTGGTCGTTAGCGAAAAAGGGAGTAAAGAGACGGAGACCTTTCACCTTGTGGGCGCGGCAGAGGCAGACCCCCGCAAAGGGCGTATTTCCAACGAAAGCCCCATGGGGCGGGCGCTTTTAGGCAAAAAAGTGGGCGAGAAGATCACTGTCAAAGCTCCGGCTGGCGATATTGTGTACACGATTAAGGGGATTGAGTAG
- a CDS encoding phosphodiester glycosidase family protein, which produces MPRRNALIVLAALLLAACGPVDPNVTPVVVFPTRISGTALPTFDSGGGGAVIASPTSLIPPTAGGVATSDTVGWAAINATRPGAYWRTFAYRNSTGATVNVLAARFDANTFTMRVHYFPGQALTIQQWKQLLPNAVAIINTTFFTPQNLSLGLIISDGRVLAGYTQRSDSGLFQVKTGLPKVRSLWLEPIVSGEQIEQAVQTYPILMARGQVAPINSDVATVVAARSVIAQDSLGRVYLIITGGSGTLLSDLGNWLGRTSGFGLQYALNLDGGGSTNLYLSTGGTLDYITGARGIPAVVAVYPR; this is translated from the coding sequence ATGCCCCGTCGTAATGCTTTGATTGTGCTTGCTGCATTGCTCCTTGCCGCGTGTGGACCCGTCGATCCAAACGTGACACCAGTGGTCGTCTTTCCGACCCGTATTTCGGGAACCGCCCTGCCTACATTTGATAGCGGTGGTGGCGGGGCGGTGATTGCCTCACCAACATCGTTGATCCCACCGACAGCCGGGGGTGTTGCCACCTCTGACACGGTGGGGTGGGCAGCCATCAATGCCACACGCCCCGGCGCTTATTGGCGTACCTTTGCCTACCGAAACAGCACGGGGGCAACCGTCAATGTCCTTGCCGCCCGCTTCGACGCCAACACCTTTACGATGCGTGTTCACTACTTTCCCGGACAAGCGCTGACCATCCAACAATGGAAACAACTCCTTCCTAACGCCGTTGCCATCATCAACACCACATTTTTTACCCCGCAAAACCTCTCGCTTGGCTTGATCATCAGCGATGGGCGGGTCTTGGCGGGCTATACACAGCGCTCTGACTCCGGCTTGTTTCAGGTGAAAACAGGGCTGCCGAAAGTGCGTTCGCTGTGGCTTGAACCAATTGTCAGCGGGGAACAGATTGAGCAGGCGGTACAGACGTATCCGATCCTCATGGCACGTGGACAAGTGGCACCCATCAACTCCGATGTGGCGACGGTGGTGGCTGCCCGTTCGGTCATTGCCCAAGATTCCCTCGGACGGGTGTACCTCATCATCACGGGGGGGTCGGGAACGCTCCTCTCGGATTTGGGGAATTGGCTGGGACGCACCTCTGGGTTTGGCTTGCAATATGCCCTCAATCTGGATGGCGGTGGGAGTACGAATCTTTACCTTTCAACGGGGGGAACGTTGGATTACATTACCGGCGCACGGGGTATTCCGGCGGTGGTTGCCGTCTACCCTCGCTGA
- a CDS encoding aminotransferase class IV, with product MMDKTTAIPTAILTPTGVIPTPYTAHSLADAIIYEPDGVYTVGRTYQRTQTVLFDDHLARLSESAALEGITVALDRAAIRAALLGLIERGGFSESRFRLTVPRAMPDHLYLSVEPLLPVSPEVIAMGVRVTTTAIQRHNPRAKHTGWMKARREALSSSGDSSGDSSGEALPPYEMILTSADGFLLEGATSNFYAVAMGVLHTAGEGVLPGMAQKIVYQVAPGIIPLEKTPVRADQLWAIEEAFLTSASRGVIPITQINSQIIGTGQPGAVTLALRSAYEAWVLAHLDPL from the coding sequence ATGATGGACAAAACCACCGCCATTCCCACCGCCATTTTGACCCCTACGGGGGTTATCCCCACGCCTTATACCGCCCACTCGCTTGCCGATGCCATTATCTATGAACCGGATGGCGTGTACACCGTTGGGCGAACCTATCAGCGCACCCAAACGGTGTTGTTTGACGATCACTTAGCCCGTCTGAGCGAATCCGCCGCGCTGGAAGGAATCACTGTCGCCTTAGATCGGGCGGCGATTCGGGCTGCCTTGTTGGGATTGATCGAACGCGGCGGGTTCAGCGAATCCCGATTTCGGCTGACCGTCCCCCGCGCCATGCCCGATCATCTCTACCTGAGTGTTGAGCCGCTTTTGCCCGTCTCCCCAGAGGTGATAGCGATGGGGGTGCGCGTCACCACAACAGCCATTCAGCGACACAACCCTCGTGCCAAACACACCGGATGGATGAAGGCACGCCGCGAGGCGCTCTCTAGCAGCGGGGATAGCAGCGGGGATAGCAGCGGGGAGGCGCTCCCCCCTTATGAAATGATCCTGACCAGCGCGGATGGTTTTCTTTTGGAAGGGGCAACCAGTAATTTCTATGCCGTTGCGATGGGTGTTTTGCATACCGCCGGGGAGGGTGTTCTTCCGGGGATGGCACAGAAGATTGTCTATCAGGTTGCGCCGGGAATTATCCCTCTGGAAAAGACGCCCGTCCGCGCCGATCAACTCTGGGCAATTGAGGAGGCTTTTCTGACCAGCGCCTCGCGGGGGGTGATCCCGATCACGCAGATCAACAGCCAGATTATTGGCACGGGGCAGCCCGGTGCCGTGACCCTAGCCCTCCGGTCAGCTTATGAGGCGTGGGTTCTTGCCCACCTTGATCCCTTATGA
- a CDS encoding methyltransferase domain-containing protein, producing MLSPLLYAVVGLALSAGLLWYLLITTEGVYLGRRVVIWLYDRYAKRYDRIKGFDPEWESKRLGEPLCEVLEDIFEPLILDVGTGSGRLPLALLRESHFSGLVVGVDLSWNMLKAATERLTAEGNPPSVQLIYAPAERLPFPDDLFDAVSCLEVLEFLTDQHAVIAELVRVLRPGGVLLVTNRKGRSARLLPGKTQSAAALAARLNQQGMVGVEVKIWQVLYDQVWSFKGDV from the coding sequence ATGCTTTCACCCCTTCTTTATGCTGTCGTTGGTTTAGCCCTTTCTGCCGGACTCCTGTGGTATTTGCTGATCACCACCGAAGGTGTGTATTTGGGACGGCGCGTCGTCATTTGGCTGTATGATCGCTATGCCAAGCGTTATGACCGGATCAAAGGTTTTGATCCCGAATGGGAATCGAAACGCCTCGGTGAGCCACTTTGCGAGGTTTTAGAGGATATTTTTGAGCCGCTCATTTTGGATGTGGGTACGGGGTCGGGGCGGCTGCCCCTTGCGCTGCTGCGAGAGAGCCATTTCAGCGGGCTAGTTGTTGGCGTTGATTTAAGCTGGAACATGCTCAAAGCCGCCACAGAGCGCCTTACCGCTGAAGGCAATCCCCCCTCTGTTCAATTGATTTACGCCCCGGCGGAGCGCCTGCCTTTTCCTGATGATCTCTTTGATGCGGTCAGTTGTTTGGAAGTATTGGAATTCCTCACCGATCAGCACGCCGTGATCGCTGAATTGGTGCGCGTACTGCGTCCGGGAGGCGTTTTGTTAGTGACGAATCGGAAAGGGCGCAGCGCCCGCCTGCTGCCGGGCAAAACACAATCGGCGGCTGCCCTTGCCGCGAGGCTGAACCAACAGGGGATGGTTGGTGTGGAGGTCAAAATTTGGCAAGTTCTTTACGATCAGGTGTGGTCGTTCAAGGGCGATGTGTGA
- a CDS encoding ABC transporter ATP-binding protein: protein MLLKVDSITANYGAIEALHGISLTVDRGEVVTLIGANGAGKSTTLNALSGIVKPRRGRITFDGQDITGWRPDQIAAEGLVQVPEGRQVIAPMSVAENLLLGAYRRRDSRAVRDDLEGVFERFPRLKERRTQKAGSLSGGEQQMLAVGRALMMRPKLLMLDEPSMGLAPLLVNEIFRIIAAIKASGTPILLVEQNARKALALADRGYVLERGMIAHSGGAAELQRDPRIIEAYLG from the coding sequence ATGCTTTTAAAGGTTGATTCGATCACAGCCAATTACGGGGCAATCGAGGCGCTGCACGGCATTTCCCTGACCGTAGATCGCGGGGAGGTGGTAACCCTGATTGGGGCGAACGGCGCAGGGAAAAGCACAACGCTAAACGCCCTCAGCGGGATCGTGAAACCCCGCCGAGGGCGAATCACCTTTGATGGACAGGATATTACCGGATGGCGTCCTGACCAGATTGCCGCAGAAGGACTTGTCCAAGTCCCTGAAGGGCGACAGGTGATCGCCCCCATGAGCGTTGCCGAAAACCTCCTTCTGGGGGCATACCGTCGGCGGGATTCGCGTGCGGTGCGGGACGATCTAGAGGGGGTGTTCGAGCGGTTTCCACGCTTGAAGGAACGCCGAACCCAAAAGGCGGGGTCGCTCTCCGGCGGTGAACAGCAGATGTTGGCGGTGGGGCGGGCGCTCATGATGCGCCCCAAACTGCTCATGTTGGATGAGCCAAGCATGGGCTTAGCGCCCCTTCTGGTCAATGAGATTTTTCGGATTATCGCCGCCATCAAAGCCAGCGGGACACCCATTCTGCTGGTGGAACAAAACGCCCGTAAAGCGCTTGCCCTTGCGGATCGCGGCTATGTTCTAGAACGGGGGATGATCGCCCACAGCGGAGGTGCTGCCGAACTCCAGCGCGATCCCCGTATTATCGAGGCATACCTCGGATGA